A window of Ictidomys tridecemlineatus isolate mIctTri1 chromosome 1, mIctTri1.hap1, whole genome shotgun sequence contains these coding sequences:
- the LOC144364881 gene encoding uncharacterized protein LOC144364881 isoform X1, with protein MNTTVGMVSFEDVSVDFTWEEWQDLDDTQRILYRDVMLETYRSLVSLGHCVAKPEVIFKLEQGAGPWTVGEASHQCLQDIQKVNGLNETSQEKQERHFWQIVLPNTSTSTEERFALGTRFNLRSKQVSSPGPKSRPEGLNVWQKELLPSKPEEVQDGEEPSGLNIPEKPPRHPDQRSLLKVQSRQQQFHHGGQGKSFTVKALWTLKRLHVGEAFSTLSGGGKTLDKVALTAQEMTQVREKTSECSMCGETFCKNSKVNAHKKIQRRLKCDECSGGKKLLVKKPYLTKLHRSQSESEGKPHTFNECENFCQKTRPTGHQRTHRRARPFEVYECGKHFPQKSHLSRHQGTPIGEKPYECNMCGKSFSRKSHLSRHQGTHTGKKPYGCKECWKTFYHKSSLTIHQRTHTGEKPYECKKCRKSFYCKSDLTVHQRTHTGEKPYACEACRKTFYSKSHLTVHQRIHTGDKPYACKECRKTFNRKSNLTVHQRTHTGEKPYECDVCGKTFYQKSHLSTHQGTHTDEKPYECEHCRKAFLHKSSLTVHQKTHSGSKPYACEECRKTFLHKSSLTVHQRAHTGHKPYVCEDCRKAFYCKSHLTVHRRSHTGEKPYECGECEKAFHQKSYLSRHQMTHQNEKQYECQECRKTFYRKSSFTVHQRTHLGKTARI; from the exons GGCACTGCGTTGCAAAACCTGAGGTAATCTTCAAGCTGGAGCAAGGTGCTGGGCCGTGGACAGTAGGCGAAGCCTCACACCAGTGCCTCCAAG ATATCCAGAAAGTGAATGGCCTGAATGAGACCAGCCAGGAAAAGCAAGAGAGGCATTTCTGGCAAATTGTACTCCCCAACACTAGCACCTCAACTGAGGAGAGGTTTGCATTAGGAACAAGGTTTAACTTGAGATCAAAGCAGGTTTCAAGTCCGGGTCCAAAGAGTAGGCCAGAGGGGCTTAATGTGTGGCAGAAGGAGCTTCTCCCTAGCAAGCCTGAGGAGGTGCAGGATGGAGAGGAGCCTAGTGGTCTTAACATTCCTGAGAAGCCCCCCAGGCATCCTGATCAAAGAAGTCTACTAAAGGTTCAAAGTAGGCAGCAGCAGTTCCATCACGGTGGACAGGGGAAATCCTTCACAGTGAAGGCATTGTGGACACTGAAGAGGCTTCATGTGGGAGAGGCCTTCAGCACACTCAGTGGAGGTGGAAAAACCCTGGATAAGGTGGCACTTACTGCCCAAGAGATGACTCAGGTAAGAGAGAAAACTTCAGAATGTAGTATGTGTGGGGAAACTTTCTGTAAAAACTCTAAAGTCAATGCACATAagaaaatacagagaagactGAAATGTGATGAATGTAGTGGTGGCAAGAAGCTATTGGTTAAGAAGCCATACCTTACGAAACTCCACAGGTCACAATCAGAATCAGAGGGAAAGCCCCATACATTCAATGAATGTGAGAACTTTTGTCAGAAGACACGACCTACTGGGCACCAGAGGACTCACAGAAGAGCAAGACCCTTTGAAGTTTACGAATGTGGAAAGCACTTTCCCCAGAAGTCACACCTCAGCAGGCATCAGGGAACTCCCAtaggggagaagccctatgagtgcAATATGTGTGGGAAATCCTTTTCCCGGAAGTCCCACCTCAGCAGGCACCagggcacacacacaggcaagaaACCCTATGGGTGTAAGGAATGCTGGAAGACGTTCTACCATAAGTCGTCCCTCACGATTCATCAGAGAACTCACACAGGTgagaagccctatgagtgtaAGAAGTGCAGGAAAAGCTTCTACTGTAAGTCAGATCTCACTGTGCATCAGAGGACTCACACGGGTGAGAAGCCCTACGCATGTGAAGCCTGCAGGAAGACTTTCTACTCTAAGTCACACCTCACTGTGCACCAGAGAATTCACACGGGTGACAAGCCTTATGCCTGTAAGGAATGCAGGAAGACTTTCAACCGCAAGTCTAACCTCACCGTGCACCAGAGAACGCACACAGGTGAGAAGCCCTATGAGTGTGATGTGTGCGGGAAAACTTTCTATCAAAAGTCCCACCTCAGCACACACCAGGGAACTCACACAGATGAGAAGCCTTATGAGTGCGAGCACTGCAGGAAGGCTTTCCTTCACAAGTCATCCCTCACTGTGCATCAGAAAACTCACTCGGGGAGCAAGCCGTACGCCTGTGAAGAGTGCAGGAAGACATTCCTGCATAAATCTTCCCTCACCGTCCATCAGAGGGCTCACACAGGCCACAAGCCCTATGTCTGTGAGGACTGCAGGAAGGCTTTCTACTGCAAGTCACACCTCACTGTGCATCGGAGAAGCCACACAGGCGAGAAACCCTATGAGTGTGGTGAGTGTGAAAAAGCCTTTCACCAGAAGTCATACCTCAGCAGGCATCAGATGACTCACCAGAATGAGAAGCAGTATGAATGTCAAGAATGCAGGAAAACTTTCTACCGTAAGTCATCCTTCACTGTCCATCAGAGAACACACCTGGGGAAGACGGCACGAATATGA
- the LOC144364881 gene encoding uncharacterized protein LOC144364881 isoform X3 has protein sequence MVSFEDVSVDFTWEEWQDLDDTQRILYRDVMLETYRSLVSLGHCVAKPEVIFKLEQGAGPWTVGEASHQCLQDIQKVNGLNETSQEKQERHFWQIVLPNTSTSTEERFALGTRFNLRSKQVSSPGPKSRPEGLNVWQKELLPSKPEEVQDGEEPSGLNIPEKPPRHPDQRSLLKVQSRQQQFHHGGQGKSFTVKALWTLKRLHVGEAFSTLSGGGKTLDKVALTAQEMTQVREKTSECSMCGETFCKNSKVNAHKKIQRRLKCDECSGGKKLLVKKPYLTKLHRSQSESEGKPHTFNECENFCQKTRPTGHQRTHRRARPFEVYECGKHFPQKSHLSRHQGTPIGEKPYECNMCGKSFSRKSHLSRHQGTHTGKKPYGCKECWKTFYHKSSLTIHQRTHTGEKPYECKKCRKSFYCKSDLTVHQRTHTGEKPYACEACRKTFYSKSHLTVHQRIHTGDKPYACKECRKTFNRKSNLTVHQRTHTGEKPYECDVCGKTFYQKSHLSTHQGTHTDEKPYECEHCRKAFLHKSSLTVHQKTHSGSKPYACEECRKTFLHKSSLTVHQRAHTGHKPYVCEDCRKAFYCKSHLTVHRRSHTGEKPYECGECEKAFHQKSYLSRHQMTHQNEKQYECQECRKTFYRKSSFTVHQRTHLGKTARI, from the exons GGCACTGCGTTGCAAAACCTGAGGTAATCTTCAAGCTGGAGCAAGGTGCTGGGCCGTGGACAGTAGGCGAAGCCTCACACCAGTGCCTCCAAG ATATCCAGAAAGTGAATGGCCTGAATGAGACCAGCCAGGAAAAGCAAGAGAGGCATTTCTGGCAAATTGTACTCCCCAACACTAGCACCTCAACTGAGGAGAGGTTTGCATTAGGAACAAGGTTTAACTTGAGATCAAAGCAGGTTTCAAGTCCGGGTCCAAAGAGTAGGCCAGAGGGGCTTAATGTGTGGCAGAAGGAGCTTCTCCCTAGCAAGCCTGAGGAGGTGCAGGATGGAGAGGAGCCTAGTGGTCTTAACATTCCTGAGAAGCCCCCCAGGCATCCTGATCAAAGAAGTCTACTAAAGGTTCAAAGTAGGCAGCAGCAGTTCCATCACGGTGGACAGGGGAAATCCTTCACAGTGAAGGCATTGTGGACACTGAAGAGGCTTCATGTGGGAGAGGCCTTCAGCACACTCAGTGGAGGTGGAAAAACCCTGGATAAGGTGGCACTTACTGCCCAAGAGATGACTCAGGTAAGAGAGAAAACTTCAGAATGTAGTATGTGTGGGGAAACTTTCTGTAAAAACTCTAAAGTCAATGCACATAagaaaatacagagaagactGAAATGTGATGAATGTAGTGGTGGCAAGAAGCTATTGGTTAAGAAGCCATACCTTACGAAACTCCACAGGTCACAATCAGAATCAGAGGGAAAGCCCCATACATTCAATGAATGTGAGAACTTTTGTCAGAAGACACGACCTACTGGGCACCAGAGGACTCACAGAAGAGCAAGACCCTTTGAAGTTTACGAATGTGGAAAGCACTTTCCCCAGAAGTCACACCTCAGCAGGCATCAGGGAACTCCCAtaggggagaagccctatgagtgcAATATGTGTGGGAAATCCTTTTCCCGGAAGTCCCACCTCAGCAGGCACCagggcacacacacaggcaagaaACCCTATGGGTGTAAGGAATGCTGGAAGACGTTCTACCATAAGTCGTCCCTCACGATTCATCAGAGAACTCACACAGGTgagaagccctatgagtgtaAGAAGTGCAGGAAAAGCTTCTACTGTAAGTCAGATCTCACTGTGCATCAGAGGACTCACACGGGTGAGAAGCCCTACGCATGTGAAGCCTGCAGGAAGACTTTCTACTCTAAGTCACACCTCACTGTGCACCAGAGAATTCACACGGGTGACAAGCCTTATGCCTGTAAGGAATGCAGGAAGACTTTCAACCGCAAGTCTAACCTCACCGTGCACCAGAGAACGCACACAGGTGAGAAGCCCTATGAGTGTGATGTGTGCGGGAAAACTTTCTATCAAAAGTCCCACCTCAGCACACACCAGGGAACTCACACAGATGAGAAGCCTTATGAGTGCGAGCACTGCAGGAAGGCTTTCCTTCACAAGTCATCCCTCACTGTGCATCAGAAAACTCACTCGGGGAGCAAGCCGTACGCCTGTGAAGAGTGCAGGAAGACATTCCTGCATAAATCTTCCCTCACCGTCCATCAGAGGGCTCACACAGGCCACAAGCCCTATGTCTGTGAGGACTGCAGGAAGGCTTTCTACTGCAAGTCACACCTCACTGTGCATCGGAGAAGCCACACAGGCGAGAAACCCTATGAGTGTGGTGAGTGTGAAAAAGCCTTTCACCAGAAGTCATACCTCAGCAGGCATCAGATGACTCACCAGAATGAGAAGCAGTATGAATGTCAAGAATGCAGGAAAACTTTCTACCGTAAGTCATCCTTCACTGTCCATCAGAGAACACACCTGGGGAAGACGGCACGAATATGA
- the LOC144364881 gene encoding uncharacterized protein LOC144364881 isoform X2, with protein MGMVSFEDVSVDFTWEEWQDLDDTQRILYRDVMLETYRSLVSLGHCVAKPEVIFKLEQGAGPWTVGEASHQCLQDIQKVNGLNETSQEKQERHFWQIVLPNTSTSTEERFALGTRFNLRSKQVSSPGPKSRPEGLNVWQKELLPSKPEEVQDGEEPSGLNIPEKPPRHPDQRSLLKVQSRQQQFHHGGQGKSFTVKALWTLKRLHVGEAFSTLSGGGKTLDKVALTAQEMTQVREKTSECSMCGETFCKNSKVNAHKKIQRRLKCDECSGGKKLLVKKPYLTKLHRSQSESEGKPHTFNECENFCQKTRPTGHQRTHRRARPFEVYECGKHFPQKSHLSRHQGTPIGEKPYECNMCGKSFSRKSHLSRHQGTHTGKKPYGCKECWKTFYHKSSLTIHQRTHTGEKPYECKKCRKSFYCKSDLTVHQRTHTGEKPYACEACRKTFYSKSHLTVHQRIHTGDKPYACKECRKTFNRKSNLTVHQRTHTGEKPYECDVCGKTFYQKSHLSTHQGTHTDEKPYECEHCRKAFLHKSSLTVHQKTHSGSKPYACEECRKTFLHKSSLTVHQRAHTGHKPYVCEDCRKAFYCKSHLTVHRRSHTGEKPYECGECEKAFHQKSYLSRHQMTHQNEKQYECQECRKTFYRKSSFTVHQRTHLGKTARI; from the exons GGCACTGCGTTGCAAAACCTGAGGTAATCTTCAAGCTGGAGCAAGGTGCTGGGCCGTGGACAGTAGGCGAAGCCTCACACCAGTGCCTCCAAG ATATCCAGAAAGTGAATGGCCTGAATGAGACCAGCCAGGAAAAGCAAGAGAGGCATTTCTGGCAAATTGTACTCCCCAACACTAGCACCTCAACTGAGGAGAGGTTTGCATTAGGAACAAGGTTTAACTTGAGATCAAAGCAGGTTTCAAGTCCGGGTCCAAAGAGTAGGCCAGAGGGGCTTAATGTGTGGCAGAAGGAGCTTCTCCCTAGCAAGCCTGAGGAGGTGCAGGATGGAGAGGAGCCTAGTGGTCTTAACATTCCTGAGAAGCCCCCCAGGCATCCTGATCAAAGAAGTCTACTAAAGGTTCAAAGTAGGCAGCAGCAGTTCCATCACGGTGGACAGGGGAAATCCTTCACAGTGAAGGCATTGTGGACACTGAAGAGGCTTCATGTGGGAGAGGCCTTCAGCACACTCAGTGGAGGTGGAAAAACCCTGGATAAGGTGGCACTTACTGCCCAAGAGATGACTCAGGTAAGAGAGAAAACTTCAGAATGTAGTATGTGTGGGGAAACTTTCTGTAAAAACTCTAAAGTCAATGCACATAagaaaatacagagaagactGAAATGTGATGAATGTAGTGGTGGCAAGAAGCTATTGGTTAAGAAGCCATACCTTACGAAACTCCACAGGTCACAATCAGAATCAGAGGGAAAGCCCCATACATTCAATGAATGTGAGAACTTTTGTCAGAAGACACGACCTACTGGGCACCAGAGGACTCACAGAAGAGCAAGACCCTTTGAAGTTTACGAATGTGGAAAGCACTTTCCCCAGAAGTCACACCTCAGCAGGCATCAGGGAACTCCCAtaggggagaagccctatgagtgcAATATGTGTGGGAAATCCTTTTCCCGGAAGTCCCACCTCAGCAGGCACCagggcacacacacaggcaagaaACCCTATGGGTGTAAGGAATGCTGGAAGACGTTCTACCATAAGTCGTCCCTCACGATTCATCAGAGAACTCACACAGGTgagaagccctatgagtgtaAGAAGTGCAGGAAAAGCTTCTACTGTAAGTCAGATCTCACTGTGCATCAGAGGACTCACACGGGTGAGAAGCCCTACGCATGTGAAGCCTGCAGGAAGACTTTCTACTCTAAGTCACACCTCACTGTGCACCAGAGAATTCACACGGGTGACAAGCCTTATGCCTGTAAGGAATGCAGGAAGACTTTCAACCGCAAGTCTAACCTCACCGTGCACCAGAGAACGCACACAGGTGAGAAGCCCTATGAGTGTGATGTGTGCGGGAAAACTTTCTATCAAAAGTCCCACCTCAGCACACACCAGGGAACTCACACAGATGAGAAGCCTTATGAGTGCGAGCACTGCAGGAAGGCTTTCCTTCACAAGTCATCCCTCACTGTGCATCAGAAAACTCACTCGGGGAGCAAGCCGTACGCCTGTGAAGAGTGCAGGAAGACATTCCTGCATAAATCTTCCCTCACCGTCCATCAGAGGGCTCACACAGGCCACAAGCCCTATGTCTGTGAGGACTGCAGGAAGGCTTTCTACTGCAAGTCACACCTCACTGTGCATCGGAGAAGCCACACAGGCGAGAAACCCTATGAGTGTGGTGAGTGTGAAAAAGCCTTTCACCAGAAGTCATACCTCAGCAGGCATCAGATGACTCACCAGAATGAGAAGCAGTATGAATGTCAAGAATGCAGGAAAACTTTCTACCGTAAGTCATCCTTCACTGTCCATCAGAGAACACACCTGGGGAAGACGGCACGAATATGA